In Lates calcarifer isolate ASB-BC8 unplaced genomic scaffold, TLL_Latcal_v3 _unitig_1532_quiver_2517, whole genome shotgun sequence, a single genomic region encodes these proteins:
- the LOC108889393 gene encoding pleckstrin homology domain-containing family A member 6 isoform X1 gives MLSLLDYDLDISRELSKPQKVPIPERYIESDPDEPASAEELEERSRRAKRIKNLLAKSSVQNLQPSAPLDFSELDSALQQQERIMNVSQTLASEASRKSRLVAGTEWLESR, from the exons ATGTTGAGCCTCTTGGACTACGACCTGGACATCAGCCgagag TTGTCCAAACCGCAAAAAGTTCCCATCCCAGAGCGCTACATAGAATCTGACCCTGACGAGCCTGCAAgtgcagaggagctggaggaacGTTCCCGCAGGGCCAAGCGCATCAAGAACCTCCTGGCCAAATCCAG TGTTCAGAACTTACAGCCATCTGCACCATTAGACTTCAGTGAGCTGGactcagctctgcagcagcaggagaggatCATGAACGTGTCTCAAACACTGGCCTCAGAGGCATCAAGGAAGAGCAGACTGGTTGCAG
- the LOC108889393 gene encoding pleckstrin homology domain-containing family A member 7 isoform X2: MLSLLDYDLDISRELSKPQKVPIPERYIESDPDEPASAEELEERSRRAKRIKNLLAKSSVQNLQPSAPLDFSELDSALQQQERIMNVSQTLASEASRKSRLVAAKAAAEH; this comes from the exons ATGTTGAGCCTCTTGGACTACGACCTGGACATCAGCCgagag TTGTCCAAACCGCAAAAAGTTCCCATCCCAGAGCGCTACATAGAATCTGACCCTGACGAGCCTGCAAgtgcagaggagctggaggaacGTTCCCGCAGGGCCAAGCGCATCAAGAACCTCCTGGCCAAATCCAG TGTTCAGAACTTACAGCCATCTGCACCATTAGACTTCAGTGAGCTGGactcagctctgcagcagcaggagaggatCATGAACGTGTCTCAAACACTGGCCTCAGAGGCATCAAGGAAGAGCAGACTGGTTGCAG